ATCCGTCAAATCAAGGCGGCATAAGCCGGTGATGCGGTTTAAGCGGTAGGCCAGGGAATTACGGTGTATGTACAGGCTTTCGGAGGCCAGCTTGATGTTGCAGCCCTTTTCAATAAAGACACAGAGGGTTTTGTATAATTGAGAACTGTTTTCCCGGTCATACTGTTTCAGCACTGAAAGGGCGGGATGGCAGAACCGTTCCAGACGGCCGGTATCTTTTACCTCGGAAAGCAGGTGAAAAATCTGATAATCCTGGTAAAAGCACACAGGTTCTTCGCTTCCTAATTTCTGTCCCATTTCCAAGGCGGCAAGCGCCTGATCGTAGTGGCGTACAAAGGTTTCAATGTCAGTAAAGCAATTACTGATTCCAATCTGCATAGGTTCTTTTTGACACAATGCCTTTAAGCTTTCCAGTATCCCAGGGCCTGGATCTTCTTCCTCATCTAAGGGAATGATTCCTACGATGCCTTTTTTATGGCAGGTAACAAGAATGCCGGGGATAGAAGTTTTCAGACTCTTGCATGCAAGAGAATTTAAGTGCTGCTGTCCCATATATTTTGCAGGACGGAGAAAGATCACCTGCATTCTGGAAGGAAAACGGAGCTTTTTAAGCCTTGGCTGAATATCTCTTAAAGGCGCTCCTATCAGCATTTCGTACAGCAGATCGTGATACAGGCCGGTCCCTTCAAACAGCCCGGGCGTGTAACAGGTAATGGTATAACTAAGGGCATGGCTTATGATGCTCAGCATTTCAAAATGAAAGGGGAGGAAGGGATTTTCTCCCTCAATGGTCAATAAAAAGCCTATTTGCGTCTGGTTGTGAAACACCTTGCTGGCCAGCTTCCGGTAGGGGGATATGGGACAGGTGACTTCCGCCGCCGCAGTAGTCTGAGGCGTATTGCGGACGCACTGCATGCTTTTTACCCCATTGATAAATTCATAGCCGCAGTAGCCCCGCTTTGTATTCTCGATCCAGAGAGGATCAGGGACCGGGTAGGAGTCAGAGCTTGCAAGAATTTTGAAATTCATGTCGCAAAATAACAGGGAATTGCCAAGCTTTACGGAAGCGGCTTCAATTACAGACTCTATGGTGCGGGTTTCATCAGCCAGGGTCGTAAGCTCGGTATAAATGCCATCGTTCCTTGTGGACTCAACCAAAGTTTTGATATCATTAAATATAGAAAACAGGGAATTTTCCGGGACCAGAGCTGCATTGCCTTCCGGTGAAAATGGCAGTATGTTCTCACCGGTTCCGGCCAGAATGCAATGGGCAGGAAAAGACTTTGCAGCCGCCAGTTGTTTATCGTAACCAAAGTAAAGGGTGTTTTTGGCGGCAGGATTCTGTCTGCCATCCAGAAAAGCAACATTTTGTATTTCGGAATTTTCCTCCTGAGAGAGGATATCTATGTTATATTCTTCAGAAATTCTTTCAATCAGCTTTGAAAATGTCATGGTTTTCCTCATTTCCTGGTTGAATGGGTAATGGCTTTTTCTTAACTATAGTGCATCGTAAACAAGTTGTCAAATCCTTATCGTTTATCATATACGTTGTGATATGGCTGCACTTCTTTTATACTGATGTCAAGACTGGAAACGTTTGCAAACGGAACAGGAGGTATATGATGTATAACAGGTTATTTGAAGAGGGGAAAATCGGTAAGGTGGTACTAAAGAACCGTCTGGTAATGTCACCAATGGGATGCGGACTTGCCAACTTAGATGGTACGCCCACAGAGGATATGCTGGCCTTTTATGAGGCAAGAGCAATTGGAGGGGCAGGATTAATCATTCCGGAAATTACCCGGATTAATGATGTGCATGGAGCGGGGCTTATGAGGCAGCTCTCCGTTACAAAGGACAGGCATATTGAGCCTTTGGCAAGGCTTGCCCAGGTGGTTCACAGGCATGGAAGCAGGATTTTTATACAGCTGCATCATCCGGGACGTGAAACGGTATCGGCCCTTCTGGGCGGCCAGCCCGTTGTGGCACCATCTCCAATCCCCTGCAAGGTGTCTAAGCAGGAGACCAGAGGCCTTACAACAGAGGAAATAGAAGAAATTATCAAACAATTCATTGACGGTGCTGCCAGAGTACAAAAAGCAGGCTGTGACGGCGTTGAGCTGCATGCTGCCCACGGCTACCTGCTTCACCAGTTCCTGTCTCCCTATACCAATAAAAGAGATGATGAATATGGGGGCAGCTTTGAGAACCGGCTGAGAATTGTAACTGACATCATTGCAGGGATCAGAAAGGCATGCGGCCCGGATTTTGTAGTTGGTGTCCGGTTGAGCGTGGAGGAGTTCCTGGATAAAACCGGAGTGACGGAGGAATATTTACATATACAGGACGGCATAAAGATTTCCATGGTCTTGGAACAGGCGGGAATCGATTTTATTGATGTCAGCTGCGGCTTATATGAAACAGGAATGACCTGTGTGGAGCCAATATCCTTTCCTCAGGGGTGGAGACGTGATTTGCTGGCAGCCATAAAAAACCATGTGACGATCCCGGTAATCGGTGTATCTGTCATCAGAGAGCCTGCAGTGGCAGAAAAATTTCTGGAAGAGGGAGTTGTGGATTTCGTATCCATGGGGCGTTCCTGGATTGCAGATGAAGAGTGGGGTAAAAAGGTACTGGAGGGCAGAGAGGATCAATTGAGAAAGTGCGTATCCTGCCTCCGCTGCTTTGAAAGCTTAAGCGAATACAATGCCGCCGGTTTGCCGCCGGAATGTTCTTTGAACCCAAGATATGCAAGAGAA
The nucleotide sequence above comes from Lacrimispora sp. BS-2. Encoded proteins:
- a CDS encoding helix-turn-helix domain-containing protein; protein product: MTFSKLIERISEEYNIDILSQEENSEIQNVAFLDGRQNPAAKNTLYFGYDKQLAAAKSFPAHCILAGTGENILPFSPEGNAALVPENSLFSIFNDIKTLVESTRNDGIYTELTTLADETRTIESVIEAASVKLGNSLLFCDMNFKILASSDSYPVPDPLWIENTKRGYCGYEFINGVKSMQCVRNTPQTTAAAEVTCPISPYRKLASKVFHNQTQIGFLLTIEGENPFLPFHFEMLSIISHALSYTITCYTPGLFEGTGLYHDLLYEMLIGAPLRDIQPRLKKLRFPSRMQVIFLRPAKYMGQQHLNSLACKSLKTSIPGILVTCHKKGIVGIIPLDEEEDPGPGILESLKALCQKEPMQIGISNCFTDIETFVRHYDQALAALEMGQKLGSEEPVCFYQDYQIFHLLSEVKDTGRLERFCHPALSVLKQYDRENSSQLYKTLCVFIEKGCNIKLASESLYIHRNSLAYRLNRITGLCRLDLTDINTLFLLRLSYFIDRYTK